The genomic segment TGTGTACCCTCCAGTGCATGCGGATTTTCCTTGGCGCATGGCGCATATGTACACAAAACGCCCCTGCTCGAATCACACTCAAATTATAGTACAAAGGAATCTGCTTTGTCAACCCTTTACATAAAATGCGGAACCCGGCAAAATGATTTTGGCGGTTTGCATAAGTTTTAATCTGGCCGTTTGGGCAATTTGCTATTTACTGCTTTTGGAACTGCCCGGAGAGCCACTTGCTTGATTACAGTTTGTATAGCCGCTTTGCAACTTCATGCAATCTTCAGTCCGTTTACACAAAATCAACACAAAATGCTTGTAGAATAAGCACGGTTTTGCAGCATTATTGTCAGAATTACCTTACATTCATGATTCGGTTACAGCATATTCATAACCTGTACATATATTTTTGCGATAATAATTAAGAATGTTTCTGCCGCTTTTTTGCCTTGCAGCCGGGTAAAATCCACGCTGCATCCCGATGCCCGTACCCGGCATCCTGCGGCATGGACAATTTTGAAAGGGGAATTGGAATGGTTGAAATCAAAAACCTGACACGGTTCTATGGCAATATACCTGCGGTAAAAAATCTTTCTTTTACGGTGGAGGACGGAGAGATCCTTGGATTCCTGGGGCCAAACGGTGCGGGAAAGTCCACTACCATGAATATGATCACCGGCTATCTGCCCTCCTCCTCCGGAACGGTTGTGGTGGACGGCTTTGACATCGCCCAGCAGCCGGAGGAGGTCAAAAAGCGCATCGGCTATCTGCCGGAGCTGCCGCCCCTGTATCTGGATATGCGGGTGAAGGAATATCTGCGGTTCGTGGCTGGGATCAAGGGAGTCAAGCGGAAGGACGTGAAAGCCCAGATCGACCAGGCTATGGAGCGGCTGAAGCTGACGGATGTGCAGCACCGGCTGATCCGGAACCTGTCCAAGGGCTATAAGCAGCGTGTAGGCTTTGCCCAGGCGCTGCTGGGAAATCCCAAAATCCTGATCCTGGACGAGCCGACGGTGGGTCTGGATCCGTCCCAGGTTGCTCAGGTGCGGCAGCTGATCCTGGATCTGAAGAAGGATCATACTATTATATTCAGCTCCCACATTCTCTCAGAGGTCAGCGCTGTCTGCGAACGGGTGGTCATCATCAACAAGGGTGAGATCAAGGCCATCGACACCATCGAAAACCTGGAGAACAGTATCCAGGCAAATCTGTCCCTGTCCATTACAGTAGAAGGGGACAAGGCGAAGGTGGAGCAGCTGATCCAGACTGTGCCCGGAGTGGTTGCCATCAAGAGCGCAGAGTACATCAAAACCGGCACCCATACCTTTACTGTGGAGATCAGGGATGACAGCGTCCGCAAGGCGATCCTGGCAAAGCTCATCGAGGCGGACTGCTCCGTTGTGAGCGTCAACACCTCCAAGATGAGCCTGGAGGAGGTATTCCTCAAGCTGACCGCACAGAATACGGGCAAGAAGTCCCTGGAGGAGATCTTCGACGAGATCGGCGAGGATATGGACCGGAAGGAAAGCAAAGCTGCGGCAGAGCGGGAAAACAAGACCCCGGCGGAAGGAGAGAAATAAGCTATGTATTCATTATTTAAAAAGGAAGTACAGTCCTACTTCTTTTCCCCCTTTGCGTACATCATCGGTGCGCTGTTCCTGCTGGTGTTTTCCCTGAGCTTTATCACCGGCATTTCGGATCTGTCCTCCAACACCTTTAAATTCTCGTTCCCGAACATCTTCTACAACAACTTCTTTTACTTTATCTTTATGATTCCGGCGCTGACCATGCGTACCTTCGCAGAGGAGCGTAAGGGCGGCACGGAGGTTCTGCTTATGTCCTCTCCGCTGTCCATCACCAAGATCGTGCTGGCAAAGTTTTTGGGTGTGGCGTTCGTGTTCCTGTGCATGATGCTCCTGTCCCTGTTTTTCCCCATCGTAACCGCCCTGCACGGAGGCGTGATCTGGTCCAACCTGCTGTGCGGCTACATCGGCTTCTACTTCTGGGGTCTGGTGTGCATCGCCGTGGGTATCTTCATGTCTGCTCTGACGGACAACCCCATCATTGCAGCAGTGCTGGGTGAAGCAGCCATGATCGTGCTGATCTTTGTGGATAACCTGGCAAGCACTGCACTGTTCTCCAACCTGCCGGTGGTTTCCACCGTGCTGAACTGGCTCTCCACAGAGGAGCGCTTTGTGATGTTCTCACAGGGTCTGTTCCGCTTGTCGGATCTGATCTTCTACATTTCCATGATCGTACTGTTCCTGGCGTGGACGGGCATTGCGATTCAGAAAAGACGCTGGAGCAGGGGGTAATGGACGATGGAACTGAAAAAAAGCAATGTAAATGCACAGAAGAATAAAAAGTATACCCTGATGGCATGGGTCATGGCGCTGCTGGTACTGGCAGTGACCATTCCGCTGAATCTGCTGGCGGAGCAGATGGACGTAAACTGGGATCTGACGCCCAACAAGCTGTATACCCTGACGGATGCCACCACAAATCTGCTGGATTCCCTGGACAAGCCGGTGGATATTTACCTGCTGGAGCCGTTGGAGAAAATCGCCGATGAGCCGGAGACTTCCGCACTGTACCGGGCGCTGCTCCAGTATGACAGCTATGAAAACATCAATCTCATCACCTTTGATCCGGAAACGGAGCCCCAGAAGCTCACCGAGCTGAATCCGGACGGCACCTTCAATCTGACCGAGGGCGACTTCCTGGTCAAGTGCGGGGACATGGTCAAGCGGATCCCCGGCAAGATGATCTATCAGTATGAATACAACGATGCGGGAGAAGTGACTGCCGCATACTTCCGGGGTGAAAACTACATCACCGGCGCCATCAAGACCGTGTCCGAGGGCACCATGCCCGGGGTATACTTCCTGACCGGTCACGGGGAATTGGGCAAGGAGGGCTACTCCCGGCTTTGCACCAACCTGGCAAATTACAACTACACTTCCGCTGATCTGAATCTGATGACCGCTGATGCAGTGCCGGAGGATTGTGCCATCGTGCTGATTGCTGCACCCACCACGGACATTACAGCCGCAGAAAAGGAAAAACTTCAGGCATTCCTGGATAAGGGCGGCAACATCAGCTTTCTGATGTCCCCCAATCCGGAAAAGGTCAAGTACAAAAACATTGAGGATCTGATGCTGGAGTACTGTCTGGCAATGCGCTATGACCGGGTGTATGAGACGGATTCCTCCCAGCATATCTCCAACGATCCCTACACCTTTATGGTGAATCTGGTTTCCCCGGCGGATGAGGATCAGCCGGATATGACCTCCGGTTTGCAGAACAGCGCCCTGGTTCCCTATATGCGCAACTGCCGGAGCTTATATTCTGTATTCGGCGCCAACTATTCCGAGCTGACCCTGGGCACCCTGATGGTTTCCAACAATACCGCTGTTGGAGAGATTTACGGCGGCACTGATGAGGATCCGGAGGAAACCAAGGGGCAGGAAATGATCCTGGCGGAGTATGCCATGGATCCCACCCGGAACGATTCCAAGATCGTAGTATTCGGGGACGCTAGCTTTATTTCGGATGAATACGTTTCCTCTGAGTATCTGACTGTGCCCACCTTCCTGTTCCTGTCCACCATTACCTGGATGTACAACAGTGACATTGATATGAGCATTGCGGACAAGGAAAAGACCTATGATTACATGCTCCTCAACAGCGAGGCAGAAGCCAACTCCATCCTGTATGTGTTTGGTGCTGCACCTCTGGTGATCGCAGCCATCGGCATTGTAGTCTGGGCAAGGAGGCGCAATTCATGAAGCAGGGCAAGATCATCGCATTGCTGGCAGGGGCAGTGGTGCTGCTGACCGGCGGGTACCTGGCGCTGCGGCTGAAAAATGCGGAAAAGACCAAGCAGAAGCAGGAACAGGAGGCTCCGGTGAGTCTGATTTCCTTTGACGGGGATGCCACCGCCTCTCTGACGGTGAAAAATGAGGAAGGTACCTTCCGGTTCCTGTTCCAGAATCAGACCTGGGTGCTGGACGGGGACGAGTTCACTGCCAATCCCTATACGGTGTCCGCTATCTGCTCCTATATGTGCAATCTCAACTCCGTGAAAACCATTGCCAAGGATGTAACGGATCTTTCCCCCTACGGGCTGTCTGATCCGGTGAAGCTGACGGCGGTGACTGATTCCGGGGACAGCTATCAGCTGCTTGTGGGCAATCCGACACCCACCAATGAATCCTATTATGCAATGCTGCCGGGTACCACCACGGTGTATACCATTGACTACACCTCCGGCTCTGTGTTCCGGGCAAATAAGAACACGTTGAAAAACCGGTATCTGCTGGATGCATACAGCACGGAGATCACGGAATTCTCCCTGGAGCGGGACGGCAAGCTGATCTACAGCATGACCCATGATGCAGCTATGCAGTGGATCATCAACCAGCCCATCCAGTGGCAGGGCTATACCTCCAACATCAACGAGATCCTGGATACCTTTGTGCGTGCCACTGCAACTGCCTTTGTGGACAATAATCCCAGCGATCTGAGCCAGTATGGACTGGACCAGCCCAGCTACCGGATTCACGCAAAGACGGATGCCAAGGAGACAACGATCCTGCTGGGGAAGATGGTTTCCAATGCAGAAAACGAGGTGTCCATTTACGGCATGTTCCAGGAGAGCGGACAGGTCTTCTACATGACTAAGGCTGCGCTGAACTTCCTGGATGATGACCTGCTGAGCGTGGCGTACCCCTATGTGTACAACCCGGATGCTTCCACGGTCAAGCAGCTGGTTGTGGACTGCAACGATGTGCAGGCGACGCTGGAGCTGGATACCCTGAACAAGAAATATAGCTGCAACGGGGTGGACATCAGCGATATGGGGGACGAGGTGACCCAGGCATTCCAGAACTTCTACCAGGCAGTGGCAACCATGGGTCTGTCCCAGGTAGATCCGGATGCCAAGCCGGAGGGAGAAGCGGCGATCAGCTTCACCTATACGCTCCAAAGCGGCGAGGTGAACCGGGTGGAATTGATCCCCGCATCGGATACCACCTACTGGATCATGAAAAACGGCACCTATACCAACTTTATGACCCGGAAGAAGATTTTGAATGTGACCGGCGGAATCATCTCCAGTTATGAGACCCTGCAAAAGAAGATTCAGGAAGCAAGCAAATAAAAATAGCACCGCACGGAGCCGGATTCTGGCTTTGTGCGGTGTTTTCTTCGGGAGGGATGCAGATGCATAAGCTGCGGGCGGCGCTGGAACGGCTGAAAACGTCCCCGTTCCGTGCCCGGTTTCATCTGTCAGAGCAGGACAAGGCGTACATCGATCAGAAGGGATTGCAGGTGATCCGAAGCCATGCGGCAGAGTTTGTTGCCAAGCGGCTGGCTCCGGCGTATCCGGCAAAGGATGGGAAGCAGACTCCCATGCGGGGGCATCCGGTGTTCGTAGCCCAGCATGCATGTGCCTGCTGCTGCCGGGGATGCCTGGAAAAGTGGTACCAGGTCCCCCGGGGCAGAGCCCTGACCGAACAGGAGCAGCGGGGCATTGTAAACCTGCTGATGGCGTGGATCCTGGTGGAGTATCAGGCGGAACAGAGGGGCAAAGGAGCAAGTCATTCCGGATCCTGATATGGCGAGTCTGGCACATCGTGTTCTTGCAGACGTCGGAGTAATGGATTCAGCACTTTCCTCCAAAACTGTCGGAAGGAGTGGGAGTGTCCGAACACCCGGACAAGCGTCGGGCTGACTGCGTAATAGCATTGAATAAAGAGTCTTCCTAAATAAGAGCGTCGCAAAGTCAGATCACGGAATCTGCGAAGCTGCCATACCTGTGGACAATCATAGGAGCCGTAGACGCATGTAGCAATATAGCAGCCCTGCTTCTTTTTGGTTTTGTTTTCAGATTCACTTGGCTTTGCTTTGGGAGGGACAGATTCAGTGGGCGCAGATGCGGGCTGCATCGGATTATCCGTTGATGGTGGTATGAAATCGGGTGTCTGACCAGAGAAATGATGTACCCGACAGACAGGTGCCTGCAGCAGTGCGGTGATACGTTGGCTAATGTAAGCCTGGTTGATGCCATAGGACGTCCACAGAGTCAGCAGAGGGATGCCTGCTTCTTCCAGGATCTTTTGTATTTTTTGATCCCGAGTATGGCGGTTACGTTCAAGGTGGGATTTGTCGTTGATCTCCACAGCAATTTTCGGGACATATGCGTGATCCGTGATCAGGAAATCGATATTTCTGAAAAGCTCATTATGATAAGATGCTTGATCAGTGCGGAGTACAAAAGCAGCCAGATTGATTTGAGGAAAGACAAGGAATCCAGCTGGTAAGGCATTTTGTATAGCGCCGAAAAAAGCAATTTCGCAGTTCGAGAGCAAGGCTTCTCGGCGCTCGTACAGAAAAGGATTGGAATTTGGGTCGGATTCCGCCTGTGGGCAGGAGGCGTCTTTATGATGCCATTGCTTGCAGGTGGTGCATTTTATAATTTGCCCTTGTTCCTTTAATATGTTGCAGTTCCAGCATAGTGGGTATTTTCCACTTTCTGCGCCGCATACTTTACAATTCATATGGTTCCTCCTGTCTGTCTTGTTATGTGGATTTAAAACACAACAATAGTATACAGCATTTTTTATAGGATTTCAAGCTTTTTCAATATTTTAGTGTATCATTTTAAATATACCCACAAAAAGGCCCACCCCGGCATATGCATGCCGGGGTGGGCCTTTTATGAAAGGGATAGAAGTCGGCAAATCAAAGGGTGTCTGTCAGATGTGCCAGATACCGACAGATGATGGTGATATCGGAGGAATCCACCACCTGGTTCTTGTCACAGTCTGCATTCTGCACGCCCTGAGGGGTGATAGGTGCGCCTGCGTCCTGTGCAATGTACCGTGCCAGCAGAACCACGTCACCGATCTCAACCTCTCCGTTGCAGTTCACGTCGCCGTATACAGGCTCCGGCTGGGGTTCGGTGGTGGTTGTGGTGGTAGTCGTGGTAACCGGGGCAGGTACCGTAGTGGTAACCACCGGCGGCTGCTCCTGGGTGCTGAATACTGCGCCCATGCCCTGGAATCCGCTGTTCTCTGTGAGCATCAGGAAGCCATGGGTGGTAATAGAACCGTCCGGATTTCGCCATACTGTGTGGAAATCCGTGCCCTCTGCCGGTGCAGTCACGCTGATGAAATCGCTGTCCTGGGGACCGGTTACGGCATCGCCAACCTTATTTTTGGAAATGTCCGCCATACTGCCAACCTGGTAGTACTTGCTGGAGTTATAGTATACAGAGTTGCCGATCTTGCCTACGAACTTATCGCTTGCGCAGTTGCCGTAGCTTACATAGGACAGCAGGTTGGTGAAGGTACCGGCAGTGCAGCGATCCATCTGGAAGTTTGCCTTGCCGCCACCCTTGGAGTTTGCGAAGGAGGTACAGTTGGTAAGGCTGCCGAACAGGGGGTTGTTGTTGTCGGTGAAGCCATGGTGCAGGTTCTCAAAGGCGATGCAGTTTTCCAGCACATGGGCAGTACCTACGCCGGAGCCGCCCAGCTTGAATCCGTTGCCATCGCAGTCTCCGCCGCCTCTGCCGTCCTCAGTCCAGCCGTTGCGGAATGCGATGCAGTTCCGGAGGGTCACAGCGCCGATGGAGCCCGTTGCGCTCTTGGCGAACAGATCCCAGCCGTCATCGCTGTTGTTGTAGGACATGCATCCGTCAAATACATTCCCCACGCCGCAGGTGAGCTTTGCAGCAAAGCCGTCTGCGTTTTCCATGGTTGCCTCGTCGCAGTTGTTGCTTGCGGTGCAGTTGAGAATGGTATTGTAGGAGGGCCACTGGGAAATGTCAGAGTAGGAGGTGTTCACCCGGCTGATCTGTAAGCCGGTATCCCGGTTGTTGGTGAACTGACACAGCTCCACCACGTTGTGACTGCCTGCCAGGATCATGCCGTTGTCCCCGGCACCCTGGATCCGGATCCCGCACCAGTGCCAGTAGCTGCCCTCCAGGGACACGCCCCGGTTAGCATTGTCCAGCGCCATTGCGGAAAAGTCAAAGGTTACGGATGCACCCGGCACTGCGGAAATGGTCTTGTAGGCATGCTCTGTGCCGCTGTTGCTTTCAGCGACCTTAACGGTGGAGGACAGGTTGTATACGCTTCCCAGGCAGTAGATGATGCCGCCGGGCTGTACGGAATCAATTGCCTTCTGCACGGTCATGGGGTTATCCATGGTGCCGGATGCGGAATCAGAACCATTGGGGGCGCAGTAAATTGCGCCTGCAACCGGCTCTACGGAAGGCGTGGTGGTGGGCACAGTGGTGATCCCCAGGACAGTGGTGACAGCCGGAGCAGTGGTTGTAGTGGGAGTCGGTGCAGTGGTGCCCGGTGTGACCGGAGCGGTGCTGTCCAGCTTGCCTACGCCGCAGGATTTTTTCAGCGTATCCAGCAGGGTGTCGGTGCCCTCAGCGGTGTAGGCATAATCCGGCTTGTAGGTGCTGGTGTTTGCCATATTCTCCGACCAGCTCTGGGAGGTCTCGGTGCTGGTGTTGGCAGCGGTGCATCCGATGAACTGGTTGCCGCTCAGATTCCAGTAGCCGATGGCTTTGCTGTCCAGGGAGCAAACCGGCTCCTTTACGTTGTCAAAGATGTTGTTTTCCACGAACACCTCTGCACCCATCCGGGTGTTGATGCCGCTGGTGTAAATATCGTGGTAGTAGTTGTTATAGATGTGGGCATGGCCGAACCGGAACAGGGGAAGCCGGGAGTTGCAGTTTTCAAAGATGTTGTGGTGCATGGTAAAGGTCCGGTCATAGTTGTCGCTGTCAGAAAAGCCGCAGAGCATGGTTTTCCAGCTGTCATGCAGGTAGTTGTAGGAATAGGTCAGATGGTGGCTGTTCTTCTTGCAGTCCAACAGACCATCGTACACATCCTTCTTGCTTTCGTCTCCGTCATATACATTATAAAGCTCGCAGTGATCCACCCATACATAGCCGGAGCTTTCAATGCTGATGGAATCTCCCTCACCGGCACCCTTCAGCACATGGTGGATCTCCATATTCTGAATGATGATGTTTTCACACCGTACCATCCGGATACCGATGCCGTTGCATTCACCCCGGTCTGCCACGCCGATGACGGAAATGTCCGACAGATCCTTCATCAGCAGCTCATCCTGTGCAGTGTTGTCCAGGGTGATGGTGCCGTCCACATAAATGGTCAGAGGCACATTGTCCGCCTTACTGTCCAGCGCCGCCAGGAACTGATCCCCGGTGGCAACCGTCACGGAAGTTCCTCCGGCGCCGCCGGTGGTGCCTGCTCCGTAGCCTACGGGGCCATCCGCTGCCACAACCTGTGCAGGCTGTGCGGTGGCGGCCGCCATCGCCAGACCCGTCACCGACATCAGGGCGGCGGTCAACAGCCCCCAGATGCGGTTGACGGTTTTCTTCGTCAATACCATATGCTATTCCCTCCAAATTCTCTGTTTTGCAGCGCCTTAGGGACGCTGCTCTTTGTTTCCGGTTTGCACTGTGCGTTTTGCATATCCCCCGATTAGTGCACAATACAGCAGTATACATTTATTATAACATGCAAAATAGTGCAGTGCAATAACATATCTTGACCTATCGCTGATTTATTATAATATTTTTTGTGTTAGTACTCTGTTCATTTCTTGGATAACACCGTACAGAGCTTGTGTGGCATTGCCCTTGCATACTCCCACCAAAACAGACAGGATCCGCCCTTGACTTCCGACGAAAAGTAGGATATAATAAGGTGTAACGCTTGAACAGGGAGGTGTGCTGTATGCAGCAAACAGGCTTAAAGACCATTGCGGTGAACCGACAGGCCCGGCATGAATACTTTGTACAGGAGAGCTTTGAGACCGGCATCGTCCTGGTGGGGACGGAGGTCAAGTCCATCCGGCAGGGGGGCGTAAACCTGAAGGACAGCTGGTGCAGCATCGACAAGGGCGAGCTCTGGATCAAGGGCATGCACATCTCTCCCTATGAAAAGGGCAATATTTTCAACACGGATCCCCTCCGGGTTCGTAAGCTGCTGATGCATCACAAGGAGATTGATCGTCTGCTGGGTACGCTCAAGCAGGAGGGACTGACGCTGATTCCCCTGTCCCTGTATTTCAAGGGCAGCCGGGTGAAGGTGCAGCTGGGTCTGTGTAAGGGCAAAAAGCTCCACGACAAGCGGGATGCGGCAGCGGCACGGGATGCCAAGCGGGAGATTGACCGGGCGCTGAAGACCCGGAATCAATAAGGGGGGCGTAAAGGCTTCGACGGGGGCTGTGAACGTTCATAAGCGAGTAGAGGGCGCGACTCTTTAACCACGCAACACGTTTAAAATTAAACGCTGATAACGATACTCTTTTGATGGCTGCCTAAGGGCCCCATCCGTCTGCCCGGGAAGGACTGCGGTCCCGGAACAGGCGTCGATCAGCAGTGAACATTCTGCGGACCTGCTCATATCCGCTGAAGGTCTTTTGAGCTACCGACTCTGTAAGCCTGCTTTTCGGCGTGCAGAGCCGGGAATTGAAAGGAAAAGCTACACTCGTAGAAATTGACCGGAATCGGCTTTCGGACATGGGTTCAATTCCCATCGCCTCCACCACAATCGTATCTTTGATGATACAATGTAAGAATCATGCACTCGTAAAATCGGGTGCATGATTTTTTGCTTTCATGAGCTAAAGTGCAAACGATAGCTCGGCGTTTTTTCAAAAAGCAAACGATAGGTGGCGTTTTTTAAGGGGTTTCGATTTGACTTAATAAAATTAAGTGGGTTTTGGAGAGAAAAAAGGAGTGAAAAAGTAGCCCTGTGGGCTGGGATTTACAATTATGGACTTGAGTTATGAAAAAAAATAGCCCTGCCGGATTTCTCCAACAGGGCTGCAATTATCTCACACTTTTATCTCCGTCCCATCCCGGAATAGAAACACCAAACTCCCATCATGGAACACGGTGAGATTTTCCAGAACGGCATTCCAGACGGATTCATCAAATGTTTCCAGCACAGAATCGGTTTTCTTTAACGTCAGCAAAATTTTCTGCATCTTGGCAATCCGGCGTTTCCGGTCGGACTCAGCTATCTCCTCAGCATCCAACTGAGCGGAAAGCTCCTCATATTTTGCATTGAGTGCATCGAAATTCTCTCCACCGTGCTGGATGTAATCTTTTAGCTTTTCATTGACTGCCACTAACTCATCTTGCAGCTCCGCTTTTTTGCTGTCCTGCTTTTTCAAGCGGTTTAAGGCAAATTGGCAATTCTTGATGACCGCATCTTTCTGCGAGAAATACTGTGCAAAAGCTTGCAGAAATTTCTCTTGAATTTCCGGTTCATACAAATGTGGCGTGGTGCAAAAGTGACTGCCTTTGAACTTGCTGTTGCATTGGTAAATGACTCGGCGATACTTTGAATTAGAATGCCAAACTTTTGCACCGAAGTAACTCCCGCAGTCTCCGCAGATAATTTTTGTGGCGTAAATGCTGGTACTACTGTAGGGCTTGACGCAGCGTTTCTGGAACTCTGACTGCACAAAATCGAATTCTTCCGGCGTGATAATCGCAGGGTGGCTGTTCTCGACATAGTATTGCGGAACTTGTCCCTCATTGATTTGTTGCTTTTTCGTTAAGA from the Ruminococcus champanellensis 18P13 = JCM 17042 genome contains:
- a CDS encoding ABC transporter ATP-binding protein → MVEIKNLTRFYGNIPAVKNLSFTVEDGEILGFLGPNGAGKSTTMNMITGYLPSSSGTVVVDGFDIAQQPEEVKKRIGYLPELPPLYLDMRVKEYLRFVAGIKGVKRKDVKAQIDQAMERLKLTDVQHRLIRNLSKGYKQRVGFAQALLGNPKILILDEPTVGLDPSQVAQVRQLILDLKKDHTIIFSSHILSEVSAVCERVVIINKGEIKAIDTIENLENSIQANLSLSITVEGDKAKVEQLIQTVPGVVAIKSAEYIKTGTHTFTVEIRDDSVRKAILAKLIEADCSVVSVNTSKMSLEEVFLKLTAQNTGKKSLEEIFDEIGEDMDRKESKAAAERENKTPAEGEK
- a CDS encoding ABC transporter permease; amino-acid sequence: MYSLFKKEVQSYFFSPFAYIIGALFLLVFSLSFITGISDLSSNTFKFSFPNIFYNNFFYFIFMIPALTMRTFAEERKGGTEVLLMSSPLSITKIVLAKFLGVAFVFLCMMLLSLFFPIVTALHGGVIWSNLLCGYIGFYFWGLVCIAVGIFMSALTDNPIIAAVLGEAAMIVLIFVDNLASTALFSNLPVVSTVLNWLSTEERFVMFSQGLFRLSDLIFYISMIVLFLAWTGIAIQKRRWSRG
- a CDS encoding GldG family protein, with the translated sequence MELKKSNVNAQKNKKYTLMAWVMALLVLAVTIPLNLLAEQMDVNWDLTPNKLYTLTDATTNLLDSLDKPVDIYLLEPLEKIADEPETSALYRALLQYDSYENINLITFDPETEPQKLTELNPDGTFNLTEGDFLVKCGDMVKRIPGKMIYQYEYNDAGEVTAAYFRGENYITGAIKTVSEGTMPGVYFLTGHGELGKEGYSRLCTNLANYNYTSADLNLMTADAVPEDCAIVLIAAPTTDITAAEKEKLQAFLDKGGNISFLMSPNPEKVKYKNIEDLMLEYCLAMRYDRVYETDSSQHISNDPYTFMVNLVSPADEDQPDMTSGLQNSALVPYMRNCRSLYSVFGANYSELTLGTLMVSNNTAVGEIYGGTDEDPEETKGQEMILAEYAMDPTRNDSKIVVFGDASFISDEYVSSEYLTVPTFLFLSTITWMYNSDIDMSIADKEKTYDYMLLNSEAEANSILYVFGAAPLVIAAIGIVVWARRRNS
- a CDS encoding DUF4340 domain-containing protein encodes the protein MKQGKIIALLAGAVVLLTGGYLALRLKNAEKTKQKQEQEAPVSLISFDGDATASLTVKNEEGTFRFLFQNQTWVLDGDEFTANPYTVSAICSYMCNLNSVKTIAKDVTDLSPYGLSDPVKLTAVTDSGDSYQLLVGNPTPTNESYYAMLPGTTTVYTIDYTSGSVFRANKNTLKNRYLLDAYSTEITEFSLERDGKLIYSMTHDAAMQWIINQPIQWQGYTSNINEILDTFVRATATAFVDNNPSDLSQYGLDQPSYRIHAKTDAKETTILLGKMVSNAENEVSIYGMFQESGQVFYMTKAALNFLDDDLLSVAYPYVYNPDASTVKQLVVDCNDVQATLELDTLNKKYSCNGVDISDMGDEVTQAFQNFYQAVATMGLSQVDPDAKPEGEAAISFTYTLQSGEVNRVELIPASDTTYWIMKNGTYTNFMTRKKILNVTGGIISSYETLQKKIQEASK
- a CDS encoding DUF4186 domain-containing protein, with protein sequence MHKLRAALERLKTSPFRARFHLSEQDKAYIDQKGLQVIRSHAAEFVAKRLAPAYPAKDGKQTPMRGHPVFVAQHACACCCRGCLEKWYQVPRGRALTEQEQRGIVNLLMAWILVEYQAEQRGKGASHSGS
- a CDS encoding CFI-box-CTERM domain-containing protein gives rise to the protein MNCKVCGAESGKYPLCWNCNILKEQGQIIKCTTCKQWHHKDASCPQAESDPNSNPFLYERREALLSNCEIAFFGAIQNALPAGFLVFPQINLAAFVLRTDQASYHNELFRNIDFLITDHAYVPKIAVEINDKSHLERNRHTRDQKIQKILEEAGIPLLTLWTSYGINQAYISQRITALLQAPVCRVHHFSGQTPDFIPPSTDNPMQPASAPTESVPPKAKPSESENKTKKKQGCYIATCVYGSYDCPQVWQLRRFRDLTLRRSYLGRLFIQCYYAVSPTLVRVFGHSHSFRQFWRKVLNPLLRRLQEHDVPDSPYQDPE
- a CDS encoding right-handed parallel beta-helix repeat-containing protein, which translates into the protein MVLTKKTVNRIWGLLTAALMSVTGLAMAAATAQPAQVVAADGPVGYGAGTTGGAGGTSVTVATGDQFLAALDSKADNVPLTIYVDGTITLDNTAQDELLMKDLSDISVIGVADRGECNGIGIRMVRCENIIIQNMEIHHVLKGAGEGDSISIESSGYVWVDHCELYNVYDGDESKKDVYDGLLDCKKNSHHLTYSYNYLHDSWKTMLCGFSDSDNYDRTFTMHHNIFENCNSRLPLFRFGHAHIYNNYYHDIYTSGINTRMGAEVFVENNIFDNVKEPVCSLDSKAIGYWNLSGNQFIGCTAANTSTETSQSWSENMANTSTYKPDYAYTAEGTDTLLDTLKKSCGVGKLDSTAPVTPGTTAPTPTTTTAPAVTTVLGITTVPTTTPSVEPVAGAIYCAPNGSDSASGTMDNPMTVQKAIDSVQPGGIIYCLGSVYNLSSTVKVAESNSGTEHAYKTISAVPGASVTFDFSAMALDNANRGVSLEGSYWHWCGIRIQGAGDNGMILAGSHNVVELCQFTNNRDTGLQISRVNTSYSDISQWPSYNTILNCTASNNCDEATMENADGFAAKLTCGVGNVFDGCMSYNNSDDGWDLFAKSATGSIGAVTLRNCIAFRNGWTEDGRGGGDCDGNGFKLGGSGVGTAHVLENCIAFENLHHGFTDNNNPLFGSLTNCTSFANSKGGGKANFQMDRCTAGTFTNLLSYVSYGNCASDKFVGKIGNSVYYNSSKYYQVGSMADISKNKVGDAVTGPQDSDFISVTAPAEGTDFHTVWRNPDGSITTHGFLMLTENSGFQGMGAVFSTQEQPPVVTTTVPAPVTTTTTTTTTEPQPEPVYGDVNCNGEVEIGDVVLLARYIAQDAGAPITPQGVQNADCDKNQVVDSSDITIICRYLAHLTDTL
- the smpB gene encoding SsrA-binding protein SmpB encodes the protein MQQTGLKTIAVNRQARHEYFVQESFETGIVLVGTEVKSIRQGGVNLKDSWCSIDKGELWIKGMHISPYEKGNIFNTDPLRVRKLLMHHKEIDRLLGTLKQEGLTLIPLSLYFKGSRVKVQLGLCKGKKLHDKRDAAAARDAKREIDRALKTRNQ
- a CDS encoding recombinase family protein, with the protein product ITKSVSRFARNTVDSLTTIRKLKEHHVECFFEKENIWTFDSKGELLITIMSSLAQEESRSISENVTWGQRKRFADGKVSLPYAHFLGYRKGENGLPEIVPEEAETVRYIYQRFIDGLTPYKIANELTAQGIPTPCGKEKWSASTVKSILTNEKYKGDALLQKKFTVDFLTKKQQINEGQVPQYYVENSHPAIITPEEFDFVQSEFQKRCVKPYSSTSIYATKIICGDCGSYFGAKVWHSNSKYRRVIYQCNSKFKGSHFCTTPHLYEPEIQEKFLQAFAQYFSQKDAVIKNCQFALNRLKKQDSKKAELQDELVAVNEKLKDYIQHGGENFDALNAKYEELSAQLDAEEIAESDRKRRIAKMQKILLTLKKTDSVLETFDESVWNAVLENLTVFHDGSLVFLFRDGTEIKV